One window of Methanobacterium alkalithermotolerans genomic DNA carries:
- a CDS encoding zinc ribbon domain-containing protein — translation MENIYCKNCGSKNEKTAKYCEKCGQTLNSGGSNTTKVLIALVLILFIGLGALAAYVMSMDTTPVVISSTYNETQEKTQAYQPSWKLIDTYQGVSGDSRSFTTRGNKFKVTYSANPLVNYNINYLEILLIQGSQRLETGYVSWEAYDSPNTKSGTIEVSKGPGTYYLDIYAYELKDWNIEVYDYY, via the coding sequence GTGGAGAATATATACTGTAAAAACTGTGGATCAAAAAATGAAAAAACAGCTAAATATTGTGAAAAATGCGGGCAAACTCTAAATTCAGGTGGTTCAAATACCACCAAAGTTTTAATAGCACTGGTCTTAATTTTATTCATAGGACTGGGTGCTTTAGCCGCTTATGTAATGAGTATGGATACCACACCGGTGGTTATAAGTTCCACCTATAATGAGACTCAGGAAAAAACCCAGGCCTACCAACCATCCTGGAAATTAATTGATACTTATCAGGGAGTAAGTGGTGATTCCCGATCATTTACCACCAGGGGTAATAAATTTAAAGTAACCTACTCCGCCAACCCCCTGGTAAATTATAATATCAATTATCTGGAAATACTGCTTATTCAAGGTAGCCAGAGACTGGAAACTGGTTATGTATCATGGGAAGCATATGATTCCCCTAATACTAAAAGTGGAACTATAGAAGTAAGTAAAGGACCAGGAACATATTACCTGGATATCTATGCCTATGAATTAAAAGACTGGAATATAGAGGTATATGACTACTATTGA
- a CDS encoding Mur ligase family protein yields the protein MINGKKILVVGAGNAGRPAANLLKYLGNQVRVSDMQDYNSLPKKARKKIKKLEEKGVVFELGTHIFDSVLWADAIFISPNIPPQADIRKFIEKSKENKKIDLITTSHIGEILNSLLSLPLVGIGGTDGKTTTTNMINHLLEGKLETVTFSSLQDSLVIEGLVELVVSEKTSKKDLAIFELPHGTIRMADGLELCAGVLTNLTPDHMDEFQSYEEYINRNFSLSHLIAPQGVLLVNGDDPVIIQKTREINQECVYYGLGIPQCIEFEDEIYGPLPQDLNIRAENIKLNGLDGSSFTLVTTTLPSSICVHCKKLSCSCDNFTPKKIGPFKTDIQLKIPGSCNIENALAALGTGLVLGFDLEYLKEQIESFPGVKGRFEKIGQLNEVNIFMDAAHNPESMEKLLEGLSVPGRLIISLDNPDTLTTRDKSKIGGILDKKADVIISSAKNETTEEVDWTAVEEVISGAEAVESYGVEDVTTSILMALEISAPGDTILHLGPGVVNAYSNVKNDILKALDYYEDCNSQVVVIGGCGTVGSLLARVLKNNGADVTVSDLSPDTYLKDVFIKEGINMDLGGHSREVLEKAHTIVLTPGLFENQKVWDMITQNSNADIIGVEEVMAICKVDKPVIGITGTNGKTTTTQILKNILHKAGYLVPEHHMPIQGNTELIPALQARLKGDMAVVEIGTFGNLDEIKNSALNCEVDLGLVTNISRDHLKKDDDFDLYVQCKKEITEVADILILNADDPLVASFAHSQNPENIIFYGIENINTRTNTFSEGRECPQCEALLKYEKHYLGHLGKYKCICGFKKPPLDISGRQVTEESMVLRIKSEQALIKLKIEGIYNIYNALSAAAGAWAMGIKFEDIVAGIQDFSGVEGRFEKIGDHPPIIIDYAHNPAGVKAVIQRILSKKPDDSQLIVVNTISSESGSQGDGDIAKILNYADVVIPASYAAYKSSKYIHKEVVETRASAENIKKGTLGASKKQVQEALEKALELVKDKDIILIIGEGGVKYSKKILGELGI from the coding sequence TTGATAAATGGCAAAAAAATACTGGTAGTAGGGGCAGGGAATGCAGGAAGGCCTGCTGCTAATTTATTAAAATATTTAGGTAATCAGGTTAGGGTTTCAGATATGCAGGACTATAACTCCCTTCCTAAAAAAGCCCGAAAAAAAATTAAAAAACTGGAAGAAAAGGGGGTTGTTTTTGAGCTGGGAACCCATATCTTTGACAGTGTATTATGGGCAGATGCTATTTTCATATCCCCTAACATACCACCCCAGGCAGATATACGTAAATTCATTGAAAAGAGTAAAGAAAATAAAAAAATAGATCTCATAACTACTTCCCATATAGGGGAAATTTTGAATTCCCTGCTGAGCTTACCCCTGGTGGGTATTGGAGGGACTGATGGTAAAACCACCACCACCAATATGATTAACCACTTGCTGGAAGGAAAGCTGGAGACCGTGACTTTTTCATCCCTGCAGGATTCTCTGGTAATTGAAGGGCTGGTAGAACTGGTGGTGAGTGAAAAAACCAGTAAAAAGGATCTGGCTATATTTGAACTTCCCCATGGAACTATAAGGATGGCTGATGGATTGGAACTATGTGCCGGAGTATTAACCAACCTCACCCCGGATCATATGGATGAATTCCAAAGCTATGAAGAGTATATAAACCGTAACTTTTCACTATCCCATTTAATTGCACCCCAGGGTGTGTTACTGGTAAATGGTGATGACCCGGTGATCATCCAAAAAACAAGAGAGATTAACCAAGAATGTGTTTATTATGGACTGGGAATCCCCCAGTGCATAGAATTTGAGGATGAAATTTATGGTCCTCTCCCTCAGGATCTTAATATTCGAGCAGAGAATATCAAATTAAATGGTCTGGATGGTTCCAGTTTCACCCTGGTAACCACCACCCTTCCTAGTAGTATATGTGTCCATTGTAAAAAGCTAAGTTGCAGTTGTGATAATTTCACCCCAAAAAAAATAGGGCCCTTTAAAACAGATATACAGTTAAAAATACCGGGTAGCTGTAATATAGAGAATGCGCTGGCTGCTCTGGGGACCGGGCTGGTCCTGGGTTTTGATCTGGAATATTTAAAAGAACAAATTGAATCATTCCCCGGGGTTAAAGGTCGTTTTGAGAAAATAGGCCAACTTAATGAGGTTAATATTTTTATGGATGCAGCCCATAACCCGGAAAGTATGGAAAAATTATTAGAAGGATTATCTGTTCCGGGAAGACTGATAATAAGCCTGGATAACCCGGACACCCTTACCACCAGAGATAAATCAAAAATTGGTGGTATTTTAGATAAAAAAGCAGATGTGATTATTTCCAGTGCTAAAAATGAAACCACCGAGGAAGTTGACTGGACAGCAGTAGAAGAAGTAATCTCTGGTGCAGAAGCTGTGGAAAGCTATGGAGTGGAAGATGTTACCACTTCTATTTTAATGGCTCTGGAAATTTCAGCACCAGGTGATACTATCCTGCACCTGGGTCCTGGTGTAGTGAATGCTTATAGCAATGTAAAAAATGATATCCTTAAAGCCCTGGATTATTATGAGGATTGTAACTCCCAGGTGGTGGTGATAGGAGGTTGTGGAACTGTAGGGAGTTTATTAGCCAGAGTTTTAAAAAATAACGGAGCTGATGTAACAGTTTCTGATTTAAGTCCAGATACCTATTTGAAAGATGTGTTTATAAAGGAAGGTATAAATATGGATCTGGGAGGCCACTCCCGGGAGGTATTAGAAAAAGCCCATACCATTGTACTCACCCCCGGACTATTTGAAAACCAGAAAGTATGGGATATGATTACCCAAAATAGTAATGCAGATATAATTGGTGTGGAGGAAGTAATGGCCATCTGTAAGGTGGATAAACCAGTTATCGGCATTACCGGTACCAATGGAAAAACCACCACCACCCAGATATTGAAAAATATCCTCCATAAAGCAGGTTACCTGGTGCCTGAACATCATATGCCTATCCAGGGCAATACCGAACTCATTCCTGCTTTACAGGCTCGTCTTAAAGGAGATATGGCCGTGGTGGAAATAGGTACCTTTGGAAACCTGGATGAAATAAAAAACTCTGCCTTAAACTGTGAAGTTGATCTGGGACTGGTAACCAATATCTCCCGGGACCACTTAAAAAAAGATGATGATTTTGACCTTTATGTGCAGTGTAAAAAAGAAATAACAGAAGTGGCAGATATATTGATACTAAATGCCGATGACCCTCTGGTAGCCAGTTTTGCCCATTCCCAAAATCCGGAAAATATAATATTCTATGGTATAGAAAATATTAATACCAGAACCAATACCTTTTCTGAGGGACGGGAGTGTCCCCAGTGTGAAGCCCTGCTCAAGTATGAAAAACATTATTTAGGACATTTAGGCAAATATAAATGTATATGTGGATTTAAAAAACCACCACTGGATATATCCGGGCGTCAGGTAACAGAAGAAAGTATGGTGCTTCGGATTAAATCAGAACAGGCCCTGATTAAATTAAAAATAGAGGGAATATATAATATTTACAATGCCCTATCTGCTGCAGCAGGTGCCTGGGCAATGGGTATTAAATTTGAAGATATAGTAGCTGGTATTCAAGATTTTAGTGGTGTGGAAGGTCGGTTTGAAAAAATAGGCGACCATCCCCCTATAATCATAGATTATGCTCATAATCCTGCCGGTGTAAAAGCAGTTATTCAAAGAATTTTAAGTAAGAAACCTGATGATTCTCAACTAATAGTGGTAAACACCATTTCCTCAGAAAGCGGCAGCCAGGGTGATGGAGATATTGCAAAAATCCTTAACTATGCCGATGTGGTTATACCTGCTTCCTATGCTGCCTATAAATCTTCTAAATATATCCATAAAGAGGTTGTGGAAACTCGTGCCAGTGCCGAGAATATAAAAAAAGGAACCCTGGGTGCCAGTAAAAAACAGGTGCAGGAGGCCCTGGAAAAAGCACTGGAATTGGTTAAAGATAAGGATATTATATTAATAATTGGAGAAGGAGGAGTTAAGTATTCTAAAAAAATACTGGGAGAACTCGGCATTTAA
- a CDS encoding DUF169 domain-containing protein translates to MEDYDVSGYDIVSKKIKESLGLKRSPVAIKFVLKKEDLPEKIQEIDKAVRHCEMVTRASLGETFYATSEDQSCKGGAAAIGAGEAPEKIKTGEFYYDLGRFSSIGAAKRTLDAIPKIDMDIYATIYAPLEDATFHPDIIVVVGNPAQAMKLSQALVYTLGGRVKADFSGIQSLCADAVAGPFTSKNPNITLGCSGSRKFAGIEDEEVIVGLTGENIGCVVNALDAIS, encoded by the coding sequence ATGGAAGACTACGATGTGAGTGGATATGATATTGTTTCTAAAAAAATAAAAGAAAGTCTGGGGCTTAAAAGATCCCCGGTAGCCATAAAATTTGTTCTAAAAAAGGAGGATCTACCTGAGAAGATTCAGGAAATTGATAAAGCAGTAAGGCACTGTGAAATGGTAACCCGGGCCAGTCTGGGTGAAACATTCTATGCCACCTCCGAAGATCAATCCTGTAAAGGTGGAGCAGCAGCCATTGGTGCAGGTGAAGCTCCAGAAAAAATTAAAACCGGAGAATTTTATTATGATCTGGGACGCTTTTCCAGTATAGGTGCGGCTAAAAGGACCCTGGATGCTATTCCAAAAATAGACATGGATATTTATGCCACTATCTACGCTCCCCTGGAGGATGCTACCTTCCATCCGGATATAATTGTGGTGGTGGGAAACCCGGCCCAGGCCATGAAATTATCCCAGGCCCTGGTCTACACCCTGGGTGGTAGGGTGAAAGCAGATTTTTCCGGTATACAGTCATTATGTGCTGATGCAGTGGCCGGACCCTTTACCAGTAAAAATCCTAATATAACTCTGGGTTGCAGCGGATCCCGTAAATTTGCCGGTATTGAAGATGAAGAAGTAATTGTGGGACTTACCGGGGAAAATATTGGATGCGTGGTTAATGCTCTGGATGCTATTAGCTAA
- a CDS encoding Mur ligase family protein, translating into MKVAVIGLGVEGKKAIKSLKNRNHQIYATDLNKEIILKEKDVDLDLGFHDEDKIFSADAVALSPGLWQTPLGKKVKKSKILLSDKINTHRSIFTIGVTGTNGKTTTSFLIKSILEKAGMDVLIGGNAGGGFDGYSELILEADGDKYQVMIVEVCDMTLDYAEHCFDFDLVVATNIGADHLNHHQSLENYAHNLGAFLKSKHSLLNKQDKYLVEISKNLVNFSFYDKTSYPLLLFGEFNKINAGAAETVAQFLKIKQDIIKDSLENFNPIKGRIKSFNIQGSHIVVGKTDNVGAIQEVLKEGDFPVMVVGTPRKEEKWRFQILEEVYKSHPETIILFPGLEDTTSLGVKKLISLGFEGEVKIIKELNQLPEIIKPYISFKNIFIGGNGQNKIMKIQNYIESLSKG; encoded by the coding sequence ATGAAAGTTGCCGTAATTGGACTGGGAGTTGAGGGTAAAAAAGCCATCAAATCTCTTAAAAATAGGAATCACCAGATCTATGCTACTGACCTTAATAAAGAAATCATCCTGAAAGAAAAGGATGTTGATCTTGATTTAGGATTCCATGATGAAGATAAAATATTTTCAGCCGATGCTGTGGCTCTAAGTCCCGGTTTATGGCAAACTCCTTTAGGTAAAAAAGTTAAAAAATCTAAGATACTATTGTCTGATAAAATAAACACCCACCGTTCAATTTTCACCATTGGAGTTACCGGAACCAATGGAAAAACCACCACCTCTTTTTTGATAAAAAGCATACTGGAAAAGGCAGGTATGGATGTTTTAATCGGGGGTAATGCCGGGGGTGGATTTGATGGTTACAGTGAACTAATTTTAGAAGCTGATGGTGATAAATACCAGGTGATGATTGTGGAAGTCTGTGATATGACCCTGGACTATGCCGAACATTGTTTTGACTTCGATCTGGTGGTGGCCACCAATATAGGGGCCGACCACCTGAACCACCATCAGTCCCTGGAAAACTATGCCCATAACCTGGGTGCTTTTTTAAAGTCAAAACATAGTCTGTTGAATAAACAGGATAAGTATCTGGTGGAAATATCAAAAAATCTAGTAAATTTCAGTTTTTATGATAAGACCTCCTATCCCCTTCTTCTTTTTGGAGAATTTAATAAAATTAATGCAGGAGCAGCAGAAACTGTGGCCCAATTTCTAAAAATAAAACAGGATATTATTAAAGATTCACTGGAGAATTTTAATCCCATCAAAGGGCGTATAAAATCATTTAATATTCAGGGCAGCCACATTGTGGTAGGTAAAACTGATAACGTCGGGGCCATTCAGGAAGTTTTAAAAGAAGGAGATTTTCCGGTGATGGTGGTGGGAACACCCCGAAAAGAGGAAAAATGGAGGTTTCAAATTTTAGAGGAAGTATATAAATCCCATCCAGAGACCATTATTTTATTCCCTGGTCTGGAGGATACCACTTCCCTGGGAGTGAAGAAATTAATATCACTGGGCTTTGAAGGTGAAGTGAAAATCATAAAGGAATTAAATCAACTCCCTGAGATTATAAAACCATACATATCATTTAAAAATATTTTTATAGGTGGAAATGGTCAAAATAAAATAATGAAAATACAAAATTATATTGAATCACTTTCTAAAGGTTGA
- a CDS encoding nucleotidyltransferase family protein — MITSAIITAAGQNRRMREDLEKKGLPLKNKLILEIKGKPLLQHTIRRVLNVPVDECILVVGHYQDEILPAISNIHDPRLKIIKNNPVDVPLAQSLYNGLKSASGDICLCIAGDQPTVKSNSLRKLKDKIINSDNPDNMVSIMGRKTYGHLDSAEGLGMPFASSRNLLLDYLPHYKSNLNPMLRKMFKEGVEFYGFPPENKLELININHYKDYELILNDFKEE; from the coding sequence ATGATTACCAGTGCCATAATAACAGCAGCAGGACAAAATAGGCGTATGAGGGAAGACCTGGAAAAAAAAGGCCTGCCCCTTAAAAATAAGCTCATTTTAGAAATTAAGGGTAAACCCCTGCTGCAGCACACCATAAGGCGTGTATTAAATGTCCCGGTAGATGAATGTATCCTGGTAGTAGGTCATTACCAGGATGAAATACTACCTGCTATAAGTAATATCCATGACCCTCGCTTAAAAATAATTAAAAATAATCCAGTTGATGTTCCCCTGGCCCAATCATTGTATAATGGATTAAAATCTGCTTCTGGTGATATATGCCTTTGTATAGCTGGTGATCAGCCCACCGTAAAAAGTAATAGCCTTAGAAAATTAAAAGATAAAATTATAAATAGTGATAATCCAGATAACATGGTTTCTATTATGGGTAGAAAAACTTACGGTCATCTGGATTCTGCTGAAGGTTTAGGGATGCCCTTTGCCTCTTCCCGGAATCTGCTTTTAGATTACCTGCCCCATTATAAAAGCAACCTCAACCCCATGTTAAGAAAAATGTTTAAAGAAGGAGTGGAATTTTATGGATTTCCTCCAGAAAATAAGCTGGAATTAATAAATATAAATCATTATAAGGATTATGAACTTATTTTAAATGATTTTAAAGAAGAATAA
- a CDS encoding zinc metalloprotease HtpX, which translates to MKKFSTWKLKLRLIFATFLLFALVYALVVLVGSFLGISGPLFYVGFGLAIVVIQYLVSPKMVELTMKVRYVSPEEAPQLHQMVEELSRNAGIPKPKVGITEIAVPNAFAFGRSKGDGRVCVTRGIINLLDRDELYAVLGHEISHIRHSDMAVMTVISAIPLICYYIFWSTLFSRNDNNNGAALIGVAALVAYLIGQLLVLFVSRVREYYADEGSVEIGAQPHKMASALYKLVYGSANLNKDQLKEVEGVKAFFVNDVSDARNEINDLRQVDFNQDGIISQDELNQLKYSDVNIKTSSKLFELISTHPNMVKRIKRLADMN; encoded by the coding sequence ATGAAAAAATTCAGTACATGGAAGCTTAAATTAAGATTAATTTTTGCCACCTTCCTGCTCTTTGCACTGGTTTATGCTCTGGTAGTACTGGTGGGATCATTCTTAGGCATATCTGGACCTCTATTTTATGTTGGTTTTGGTCTGGCTATTGTGGTAATTCAGTACCTGGTGAGTCCAAAAATGGTGGAACTTACCATGAAGGTACGTTACGTTTCCCCAGAAGAAGCCCCTCAACTGCATCAGATGGTGGAGGAACTCTCTCGAAATGCAGGTATACCCAAACCTAAAGTGGGTATAACTGAAATTGCCGTACCCAATGCTTTTGCCTTTGGAAGAAGTAAGGGTGACGGTCGGGTATGTGTTACCCGGGGCATAATTAATCTCCTGGATCGAGATGAGTTATATGCTGTTTTAGGTCATGAGATATCCCATATAAGGCACTCGGATATGGCAGTTATGACAGTTATTAGTGCCATACCCTTAATCTGTTATTATATCTTCTGGAGCACACTATTTAGCCGGAATGATAACAACAACGGAGCTGCACTTATAGGAGTGGCGGCTTTAGTTGCTTACTTAATTGGACAACTACTGGTGCTATTCGTATCCCGGGTGAGGGAATACTATGCCGATGAAGGTAGTGTGGAAATCGGAGCACAACCTCATAAAATGGCCAGCGCTTTGTACAAACTGGTATATGGTTCGGCCAATTTAAATAAGGATCAGTTAAAAGAAGTAGAAGGGGTAAAAGCCTTCTTTGTAAACGATGTATCTGATGCCCGGAATGAAATAAATGATTTAAGACAGGTTGATTTTAACCAGGATGGTATAATCAGCCAGGATGAATTAAATCAACTCAAATACTCCGATGTAAATATTAAAACTTCCAGTAAACTATTTGAACTTATATCCACCCACCCCAATATGGTAAAAAGGATTAAAAGATTAGCAGATATGAACTGA
- a CDS encoding cobalamin B12-binding domain-containing protein, which translates to MVLSEFEKESGELSEIAQNYLDALLNLDRYKASKIIHSSLDEGVPIKDIYIKVFESSQHEVGRLWQKNIINVAQEHYCSASTQQIMSELYPVIFKSPKKGYKLLATCVAGEMHEIGLRMVADIFELEGWDSYYLGANTPLDSILDTISTLEPDVVAISASIHFNIPAVKELVDKINSLPLRSRLKIMVGGRPFSISPELWKKVGADATASNALEAIKVASELIS; encoded by the coding sequence ATGGTTTTAAGTGAGTTTGAAAAAGAATCAGGAGAATTAAGTGAAATAGCCCAAAATTACCTGGATGCTCTTTTAAATTTAGACCGATATAAAGCCAGCAAAATTATCCATAGCTCTTTAGATGAGGGTGTGCCTATTAAAGATATTTATATAAAAGTTTTCGAATCCAGCCAGCATGAAGTGGGAAGGCTCTGGCAGAAAAACATCATAAATGTGGCCCAGGAACATTACTGCTCTGCCTCCACCCAGCAGATAATGTCAGAATTATATCCTGTAATCTTCAAGTCACCAAAAAAGGGTTATAAATTACTGGCTACCTGTGTGGCTGGAGAAATGCATGAAATTGGGTTAAGGATGGTAGCAGATATATTTGAATTAGAGGGATGGGATTCCTATTATTTAGGGGCTAACACGCCATTAGATAGTATTTTAGATACTATATCCACTTTAGAACCAGATGTAGTTGCCATATCTGCATCTATTCATTTTAATATACCGGCTGTAAAAGAATTAGTTGATAAAATTAATTCACTCCCCTTGAGATCCCGGTTAAAAATTATGGTAGGAGGTAGACCATTTTCCATATCACCGGAGTTATGGAAAAAAGTTGGTGCTGATGCTACTGCCTCCAATGCCCTGGAAGCAATTAAAGTGGCCAGCGAATTAATTTCATAA
- a CDS encoding zinc ribbon domain-containing protein, which yields MVRYQLDEIPSSIKCSNCGKTSLEVEGSFQQAGNFIIVYYECPDCGHKDKLQCGKPVDIID from the coding sequence ATGGTACGTTACCAGTTAGATGAAATTCCCAGTTCAATTAAATGTTCTAATTGTGGAAAAACTTCTCTAGAAGTAGAAGGAAGCTTTCAACAGGCCGGTAATTTTATAATAGTTTATTATGAATGCCCTGACTGTGGGCATAAAGATAAATTACAGTGTGGAAAGCCAGTGGATATTATTGATTAA
- a CDS encoding sensor histidine kinase — MKNYKKEEIKGIALSCTPTGKIKDIIHDGLNLSGYFKKGVSFIDSVDVESKNKASNFIERIKEEQATFNWEINISLDKKIEVMHFSGLLIEDNDLLIYGVKSPEDIEKFWEEIYHINTEQNNALRSIMKDLTRYKHDLKTSDAQYVQLTQLNNELTTTKRKLVKKNIQLEKALEEKEMLLKEIHHRVKNNLMVISSLLSLQSRYIKDKKALAVFKESQNRAKSMALIHEKLYRSTDLKRIDFGEYIRTFSAELYHSIVGDPRQVKLELNVEHVMLDINTSIPLGLIVNELITNSMKYAFPPGSKGKIKIDFYPQDDYFILNVSDDGIGIPEEVDVENTKSLGLQLVNSLTEQINGQLTVNRKDPTEFNIKFQEISF; from the coding sequence ATGAAAAACTATAAAAAAGAAGAAATAAAAGGAATAGCATTATCCTGCACTCCCACTGGCAAAATAAAAGACATAATCCACGATGGATTAAATTTAAGTGGCTACTTCAAAAAGGGAGTTTCATTTATAGATTCTGTAGATGTTGAGAGTAAAAATAAAGCATCAAATTTTATAGAAAGAATAAAAGAAGAACAAGCTACTTTTAACTGGGAAATAAATATTTCCCTGGATAAAAAAATTGAGGTAATGCATTTTTCAGGTTTATTAATAGAGGATAATGATTTACTTATTTATGGAGTTAAATCCCCGGAAGATATTGAAAAGTTCTGGGAAGAAATATACCACATAAATACCGAGCAAAACAATGCTTTAAGGAGTATTATGAAAGATTTAACCCGTTATAAACATGATTTAAAAACTTCTGATGCCCAGTATGTCCAGCTCACTCAGCTAAATAATGAACTGACCACTACCAAAAGAAAACTGGTAAAAAAGAACATCCAGCTAGAAAAGGCCCTGGAAGAAAAGGAGATGCTTTTGAAGGAAATTCATCACCGGGTTAAAAATAATTTAATGGTAATTTCCAGCCTTTTGAGTCTGCAATCGCGTTATATAAAGGATAAAAAAGCACTGGCTGTATTTAAAGAAAGCCAAAATAGGGCTAAATCCATGGCCCTTATTCATGAAAAATTATACCGTTCCACTGACCTTAAAAGAATAGACTTTGGAGAATATATCCGCACCTTTTCTGCAGAACTATACCACTCCATTGTAGGAGACCCCCGCCAGGTAAAATTAGAATTAAATGTAGAACACGTAATGCTGGATATTAACACCTCCATACCCCTGGGACTAATAGTAAATGAACTAATAACCAACAGTATGAAATACGCCTTCCCACCGGGAAGTAAAGGGAAAATAAAAATAGATTTTTACCCTCAGGATGATTATTTTATCCTGAACGTCTCCGATGATGGTATAGGCATACCCGAAGAAGTTGATGTAGAAAATACTAAATCGTTGGGCCTGCAACTGGTAAATAGTCTTACTGAACAAATTAATGGCCAGCTTACCGTCAATCGTAAAGACCCCACTGAATTTAATATAAAATTCCAGGAAATCAGTTTCTAG
- a CDS encoding alpha/beta fold hydrolase produces MGGIIIYSKINNMELHYQKSGAGFPLIFLHGFSDDLSIWLPLINKFEKDYFTLALDLPGHGSSSEINNDFNLDSFNDTLIEFLKNQGIEKAHFIGFSWGSAILLKLACDAPHLIKSLTIISGFSQVDHNLKFQLNNFKEKLKENYEAFFDEAVQVVNTPEFLSENKIALEEFKVLKAKTTSINSLMSTIDVILNFDISEELFKIKCPVLIFSGSEDKLTSIELSKIMQESLADSRWIILRGEGHNLFVPSRITELEEYIQEFLENQG; encoded by the coding sequence ATGGGAGGGATAATCATCTATTCAAAAATAAATAATATGGAATTACATTACCAGAAGAGCGGTGCTGGATTTCCCCTGATTTTTTTACATGGTTTTTCTGATGATTTAAGTATCTGGCTGCCATTAATAAATAAATTTGAAAAAGATTACTTCACCCTGGCCCTGGATTTACCGGGCCATGGTTCTTCTTCAGAGATTAATAATGATTTTAATCTTGATTCTTTTAATGATACTTTAATAGAATTTCTAAAAAATCAGGGCATAGAAAAAGCACATTTTATTGGTTTTTCATGGGGATCTGCTATTTTACTTAAATTAGCCTGTGATGCTCCTCATCTGATAAAATCACTAACAATAATTTCTGGATTTAGTCAGGTAGACCATAATTTAAAGTTCCAATTGAATAATTTTAAAGAAAAATTAAAGGAAAACTATGAGGCCTTTTTTGATGAAGCAGTGCAGGTGGTTAATACCCCGGAGTTTCTATCTGAAAATAAAATAGCCTTAGAAGAATTTAAGGTCCTTAAAGCCAAAACTACTTCAATAAATTCCCTTATGAGTACTATTGATGTTATTTTAAACTTTGATATCAGCGAAGAATTATTTAAAATTAAATGTCCGGTTTTAATTTTTTCAGGCAGTGAAGATAAATTAACCAGTATAGAATTATCTAAAATTATGCAAGAGTCTTTAGCTGATTCCCGGTGGATTATTTTAAGAGGAGAGGGACATAATCTATTTGTACCCTCCCGGATAACTGAATTAGAGGAATATATCCAGGAATTTTTAGAAAACCAGGGATAA
- a CDS encoding tRNA lysidine(34) synthetase, translated as MIPEKKEILVFLKRIGVDTRFVSVVYPRLYINNLRFSRFSRKKEELFLKNYPSGEVIRSSLFQKICARSSRVLGDSLHPQERVVIESDLTLKNKALYIILEPYTRKYGIQIIKKHLKVEDLDQQSDYNFDSLAIPLTLDEEVKGVLERIFTGKKIKLQSSEIKRGKVRLIYPLLNIPEKWLEDWLNPENEAGPVDDEELSPEFLLFLEGVVPQVRENILKSSQFITKKSL; from the coding sequence ATGATACCTGAAAAAAAAGAAATACTGGTATTTTTAAAAAGAATTGGGGTGGATACCCGTTTTGTTAGTGTAGTTTACCCCCGGCTATATATTAATAATCTACGGTTTTCCCGGTTTTCCCGTAAAAAGGAAGAATTATTTTTAAAAAACTACCCTTCAGGAGAGGTAATACGATCCAGCCTATTTCAGAAAATATGTGCACGTTCTTCCCGGGTTCTGGGGGATTCTCTTCATCCCCAGGAAAGAGTGGTGATTGAATCTGATTTAACACTAAAAAACAAAGCATTATATATTATTTTAGAACCCTACACCCGTAAATATGGAATACAAATCATAAAAAAGCATTTAAAAGTGGAAGACCTGGACCAACAATCAGATTATAATTTTGACTCCCTGGCTATTCCCTTAACCCTGGATGAGGAAGTGAAAGGTGTTTTAGAACGAATTTTTACCGGTAAAAAAATTAAGTTACAAAGTTCGGAAATTAAAAGAGGTAAGGTGCGTTTAATTTATCCCCTTCTAAATATTCCTGAAAAGTGGCTGGAGGACTGGTTAAATCCAGAAAATGAAGCCGGTCCAGTTGATGATGAAGAATTATCCCCTGAATTTTTACTATTTTTAGAGGGTGTGGTGCCCCAGGTGAGGGAAAATATTTTAAAATCCAGCCAATTTATTACTAAAAAATCCCTGTAA